The genome window AAACAACAGAGAACAAATGGATTTTATTCTTAAACGTatataaattgaaaaacaagcTCTTCAAGTTCTTTTCCTCAGACAAACAACTAAAGCAACCTGTTTCTGTAGCTAAAGGTAATGTATCTGAACAAAACTATGCACACAGGCTCTCTGCTTCACATAAGGTTCTATACTAACGTTGTCTTTTATCAAACAATATGTCCATAGTTTAGGTTTGTACCAAACTTCCTTAGGCCATATCTGCTCGTGCATCAGGAACAGCTTGACTGCAATAGTTCAATAATCAAAATGAACTTGAATTCGTTAAGATTTGAATTACACGATAATATATAAAACCACGTTTTAGAGTGTATTAGACTTTTATTAAAGTGTACTTAAGGTTTTGTTGTCtacttctgttttctctgtgttcagTGATTCTGTGATTTACATTAACATCCATTGTTATCTCTATTGGTTCATGCAAGTTAGAGAAAATCTGTTTCTACAATACAAACATTATCACTGtctttccaaaatgtaaaataattgcCTTGAATGGACTTtgaaaaaaaccaaacagactAACATTGTGTTTGTAGGAGAACTGAAAAATACCTTAAAAAACttgtttcttcacattttcttaGCAGCCTAATACACATATGGTGTTACAAAGACTCAGAGACCTGTCTGGATGGAAAACCCTAAGGGGAGAAGCAAACACCAAGATATAGTAGCTGCCCTTTAGGCAAACACAGGAATTTAAGGAGCATATGCACAAAAATGTGATAGAATATCTGGACAGATGGCCAGCTCATCATGGAAGAAGCAGAAACatgcacactgacagacacGACAGGCGGCACACGTGTAGTGAAAATTCAGAAAAATGTGTTCCACACTTGTGCACTGAGAAACACAAATTAGCCACGTTCATTTAACCTTTTCAACACTTTCCTGTTAAACAAGTGACACACTTGCAGCATTTTGTAATTATTGGTCCTACAGTTGAAGTCCTTCAGAAGTTGCCAAAGCCTATTATGTAACATATAAAAAGTGAAGTTGACAAGGTCCTGTGAAAGATACTTGTCCGTTTTGTCATTCACAACCACATTCCTTTGTTATCAAAGCATCTTTGGTTTTAACTAGAAAATCCAGTTTTTTCACGACCCTCTCAAAAACCTGTCAGTTGTGAAAATGCAGGTTTTCTCCACCACAATGGATTctatccttttcttttttttttttctttttttttttgaggctgTGTGGTCATCATTCTGTATTTCTTAAGGCTATAGGGTAAATTTAGACTCTCCACCTTTTCTATCATTCGGAATGCTTCACTAAAATGTCTTATAATGTGGAAAATAGATTCCTGCGACTGGGTTGATTCTTATCCAATAAGCAAAAGTCAAACCAAACAACTCTAACAATTGtgcaaattatttataaatgacGTGGACATATGCGTGCAACACCTCTCTAGGTGTTTCCGGGCTTTATAAGGCAGCCCTTCAGGTTGGGCTAGTCAGCAGACACCTCTCCACTCTCAAGCAGTGAACATCTGTCACGAGCAGCTCAGCAGGTGAGTTTTTCCTATAATACTCTAATTTCAGATCAATTTTTTAACCTTAAAATAATTATGTGATATTTCTATGCTCAAACAATGTTTCAAATTGTGATCCTCTTAATGTTTGGTAAATGATTAAAAGGTGTGACAACTCCTCCGCACTTCCACACCCATTGGCAGGTCGATCAGATTACTTACactcacattttttaaaccCAAGGTGGAATTATTCCTCATAAACCCTGCACAATGTCTTACGGAGAATCAGTATCATTTATGAGAGGATGACTGGCATTTTAATctatttgcatttctttttgaaCACATTATTAAAACGTCTTGCTGGCGAACACAGGATGAAGAAGTTGATCCTTGATGTGGACACAGGGGTGGATGATGCTCAGGCTATCATGGTGGCCCTTGCGACCCCCGATGTGGAGATTTTGGGGATCACttgctgccatggcaacacacCCCTGGACAACGTCCTGAAGAACACATTGCGTGTTCTCAAAGTCTGCAAGAGGCTGGATGTAAGtccagagtgtgtgtttttgactgaCTGGTTGCTGATAGAAAGGAGGAAGTTGAGCCACTCAAGATGGTTTTTATAGCAACAACCTCTTCTCTGTACTCTACAGATCCCAGTGTATCGCGGCTGCTCGATGCCCATTCTGGCCCAAACAAAAAATGCAGGAGATTACCATGGGAAGGATGGGCTGGGTGACGTCCCTGATCCAGGTGCACCAGGTCTGGAGCTGCTGCAGAAGACAAAAGCCGCACGGGCCATGATCAACATTGTGAATGAGAATCCAAAACAGGTGAGACACAGGCAGTAAATATCTATTACTACAAACTAAATATACAAGCCGGCAAATTCAGCCACTGACCACAGCAAACACTCTCTAACTTGAAAACCGTACaaactgtgttgttttgctGATGCTGTTTACAGGTTACTCTAGTCGCTGTGGCCCCCCTGACTAACCTGGCTGTCGCAGTACAACTGGACCCTTCCTTTCCTTCAAAACTAAATGCTCTCTACATCATGGGAGGAAACACTGAATGTAGGTTATCTGTTATATCTTTAACACCTTTCCTGTGATTTATGTCttatgactctgtgtgtgtttttgtgagtgcAGCAAGGGGTAACACCACATCATGTGGAGAGTTTAACTTTGTCACTGACCCTGAGGCTGCCTACATAGTGTTGGACCGCTACACCTGCCCCACCTACATTGCCACCTGGGAGTTCAGCTGCAGAAGCAGCCTGCCATGGGTGAGTCTTTAAAGCACAACCTTCAGATGAGCCATGTTCTTCATATATCATTCAGTTTCTTAAATATAAGTAACACATCTGATTAATAATGTTTTAGCCCAAAGGTGGCTTCAATAATAGAGCAATAAAGCTTAAACTAACAAAGTTGCTCACTACCACAAGATGATTTATGTTTGACACGTGAAGACAGATGTCAGAGTGTCCCATTGTGATTTATGCAGTTTTTCTCCTCCAGAGTTTCTGTGATCAGTATCTGAGCCAAAAGACTGAGAAAGCCGCCTTCATGAAAAAGATTTCAGCGCTTTCAATGAAGGTAAGACTGAATAAGCCAGAATACAAGGAAGAAAACGGCCTATTTAAGTGGCAGTGGCAAAAATTTGttgcatttgatttgatttgattctgTTATCTGGGGTATATGAAGCTTGTGGTACCATCTTGTCCAATCAAGCGGCAATCCGTGGACCCCACCTGTGGCCCATCCCTCAGACACACTTAcacccacaaaaaacacacaaggaggaagaaagagaggcaacaaaaacaataacaatacaaaTAGTGACCCGGGTCATAACAGTTATTCGATAGTCTTGCTGTGCTCATTCAGGTAATAAGTTATCTAGATGTCCTAAACTCTTTAAATGTGCACTCAACCAGCCCCAAATATACCAAGAACAACTAAAGATATTTATAACAACTAACATCAGTCTGCTTAGGCAGCGTTCTCAGTTTGATTCTGGGTGGAGAGgcaaaacagagacagaaagatgtGTTTTCAGGTTACATGAGGCTGGATTGTGAAATTCCCTAATCCCACATTCATAAATGTTTGGTAATTTGGCAGCTGTTCAGTTTGCCTCGGGACTCctccaaatgtttaaatgtcaaatgatCTTCTGtcacaatacatttaaattccTCTTATTTGATGCTTTGTTTTCCAGAAAGCTCAGTCAGCTGACTATCAAAACGAGGTCACAGAAGGACAAGGGTTCAATTCCTGTGACACCTACGCCCTAGCTGCAGCCGTCAATGATGCACTGATAACAGTGAAAGAGGAGGTGAGTATCAAGTGCCttgaaaacatttcagtgtaaattattttccaaaCACCTCACCTTCTCCTGCTGCAGGTTGCCGTGACAGTCGAGCTGAACGGGGCCCACACTCGAGGCATGATGGTGCTGGACTATATGGAGCAGCTGAAGAAGAAGCACAAGGCCTTCATCATCAAGAAAATTGACTTAGAGAAGTTCAAGCAAATGCTCATGAATTCACTGAAGTAGAAAGTTACTATAAGAAGATGCCATTGGCACAAATGTATTGGATTACAGTTATGTATGTGGCTGTTTGATCAACAGTTGTAAAATGAACAGTATTCTATTATGACTATTATGATCCACATTCAAAACAGCCTTACAATACATTATAAATACAAGCAAcaagcaaaaagaaataaagtacATAACAATGTTACTGTGGGGCTCAACTTTACTTGTGTTTGTAGGATAATTTGTTGTATAAATCCTGAATGATTTTGGTTCAGCCATTCAAATACAGCCATGAATGGATTACTGAATAGACAGGCATGGGCTAAAGGGGGGCCATGAGCCAGATTCTTAATTATAGGACACAAAattatcacaaaacaatgtggaaaaaacacaaaaagatacATGAGGACTCATAAATGATAAGCATTGATctgaaacagtgaaaaaaaaaccccacaaaatgacaaaaacaaatgtaaaattaccacaaacagacacacattgaTTGAAAAGAAGAAGTGGCCTGGCTCGTCCACAGGAGCCCATTTCCTCCCAATTTGTCCATCCATGTAGACTAGAGCACAAGTGAGAGTggagattttatgtttttcaagaAGTGTGATTATTGCTTATGTCTGTGTGGAAAAGGCAGTGAAGGCAAAGCATCAAGAGAACACAACAAAGATCTAGCAGAACACGAAAAGTATATGATGCaaccaaaaaagaaagagagacgtCAACCCACGTGCAGTACTTTAATTCTCATGTTGACAACATTTGGAGAATAAATCATGGTGGGCTAGAGCGAGACAGTTTTCTATGTTCCCGTGCTGAAATACGTTTTGGTACCACATAATTACTACTTTGTTCCTTTAGTCACATTAACAGGGATCAGTTACAACATGTAAAATCctttagacatttttttaaaactgaactgtGTCTAGATTAATTACAGGATTAAGTTTAGTATACACCTTCAACTGGAATTTTCTCAGCGTTCACACAGACCTATCAAATGTAATGACACTAATGCTACACATGATTGTGGTTTTGGACAGCAGCCAGGGTCAAGATTTAGAATTTCCTTGATATATCACATAGAACCTGACTATTTACTAAGGGGTTGGGCTCCGAGCTGCAGAGGTGAAATGAGGATAAAATGATGTACAgtgtaacaataaaaaagaaaactactaaAACTCCTCCGGGACAAGAAGCAAAAAGAAAGTTTAGTGATGGAAAAGACCTCGTGTTATGGCTGAAACAGTATTGACAGGTACATCTCTCTCTCATCTCATCTACACCacgtttttttttagtttgcccATTTTATAGTGAATAATAAATGACGGATTCTTCTGTTCTACCTGCCATCAGACTGCGGAGATGAGAACACTGCCCagctttactgtatttttctgaAAGGATCTTGTTTATTAATAGCGTAATGGGCACAAGTCTGTAACCTgaggattaaaataaataaataaataaataaaaaggtttgcATTTCATTTAGAGTTCATGTGAATTCTTATGGAAATcaacaatttagtttttttccctaaaacaaatagtttaaactgtgtgttctttctcaGAAGAGTCTCAATTTTGCCTTTAGTTAAAAAGTAGCTCATACCCATTATACTGAATGTAGAAATGTAAGGGCACGGGATGACATAACACCAATATTTCACAATTATACTGTTCGCTTACGAAAAGCTTCTTTCAGCTCTATGTTGGATGGTGGATCATTCATGACAGGTGCAACAGTGCCACAGTGAGACTTCAACATCTTACTACAAAATTgtaccaaattaaaaaaataaataaagccaaaactttaaaattataGCTTCTGCTGCTGATAATttgctggaaaaaaaaggttccTCCAGAAACTAAAACTGAGACAACTTAAGTTAATAAAAATTTTTATTGAAAGTGTTTTGGAATGTACACTttaagaaccaaaaaaaaaaaagaagaaacgaAACAAGTTACATAGCACGtctccactttttttttgtccaataATCAggatttgattttcttttctaagaaaactcaaaacaacaaagcaaatgtgTCATCTTCAGAAACAATCCTCTCCATATATATTACAACATTCCAGAGTCCTATTTACAagtcactcaaaaaaaaaaaaaaaaaaaaaacaaccataaaaGCTGCACCTCATCTGCCCCCTTGTTTCTGAAACTAGTCCAAACACATCACTGATGACTGGAGCTCCAGCTCCAGTGTTAGACCCCCAGAGAAAATCGACAGAGGGTCAACCAGCTCAGCTTCAGTCAACCAGAAGTAAAGTCCCACTCAACCAGATGTTGACTGACATCAGCTGGAGATGGATTTGTTGTCACTAGTTATGTAAGTTCCAAACAGAATTTGAGTTGGCCTGTAGGCAACTCGTGTCCAACCTCAGAGACAAATTGGTTCTATTGGACTCTGTATTTGTAAAACCAGCAGAGACCCCAAGTGAAGTTCCAGCCcagagagatggaaaggatgtaaATGAGACCCAGCAGAGCGAACGGGTAGAGCAGCACCACAGTGTTTTTTAGAAACGGCAGAGCTGTGAGGATACAGGAGACAAGTCACAATTAAATATAAACTACTTCAAGTTTTGTAATGGGAACAATATGATGACTACAAATTTCTGTAGTATTTCACTTTCTCCGTACCCAACCACATACAACCAATTATGTGGTTTGATGCGGGAGCGTGCCATTAATCAATATTAATGGTTATTGATTATAACACAACgtgatggaaaaaaatatacacCAGCTATTTTAGTCAAACTTCATCCAAAATCATGTTTCACACAAAAGGTTACAAGTGTCAACAAACTGTCTAAGTAATACagctacttttttaaaaagggaaatgtCCCTGTTTATATTACTTACCATTGTAACCTAAGAAGGTGATGTATAGGTAATAGCCGATGGCAATCAGCCACAAAGTGTTCCCCAAAAAGTATCCCAGGAACCAGTCTATGATTATGACGTCTGAAACATACAGAAAAGTAAACTGTAAGTACAGTCACCACATGTGTAAACCTAACTCTGCTTTCAGGCTACTTTCAGCTACTAACTGAtaatgatttagtttttttctcagtccttttgcagaaacacaaactacATTGAGCCACATGAGAATATGTTTGGTTTATAGCTGACCGACTAAACTTAGGTTTAGGTCAGATAATTTAGAATAGATGTATTTGTAAGACCAATTTTAGACCATGTTATGTTAGTTTTCCGGTTGTAACAGCTTATGAAATCTTCAAGTAACCTTTCtgtcaaagaaaaaagattagttttgttttgctatTGTTTCTTCTAAAGAAATGTCTATAATGTCCAACTTTGTGTTCAaccacagattttatttttgtctatcACCAGACAGACCAGGCTCCATTGTCATTAAAACAGTTATTAATCCTATTTTGTTGGAGAAGAAATATACACAGTGTAAagaataaattatgtaaaagaGTAGCTTAAGAAACACCTAgactttaaaattttaaagaacATATAAATGGCATATTTAAATGTACTACAGACCATTTAATGCTTTGAAGAAGATAACACAATCTCAGACATGCTAAGAAAACTAACAGAGAGACCCAATCTACTCACGGTTGATGAAGAAGAGCTGCAGAAAATGCAGGATGACTAAAAGTGGGTAGAAAGCATTAAGGTGAACATCAAACGCGTAGCCCCACTCAACATC of Channa argus isolate prfri chromosome 23, Channa argus male v1.0, whole genome shotgun sequence contains these proteins:
- the LOC137108645 gene encoding nucleoside hydrolase-like; the encoded protein is MKKLILDVDTGVDDAQAIMVALATPDVEILGITCCHGNTPLDNVLKNTLRVLKVCKRLDIPVYRGCSMPILAQTKNAGDYHGKDGLGDVPDPGAPGLELLQKTKAARAMINIVNENPKQVTLVAVAPLTNLAVAVQLDPSFPSKLNALYIMGGNTESRGNTTSCGEFNFVTDPEAAYIVLDRYTCPTYIATWEFSCRSSLPWSFCDQYLSQKTEKAAFMKKISALSMKKAQSADYQNEVTEGQGFNSCDTYALAAAVNDALITVKEEVAVTVELNGAHTRGMMVLDYMEQLKKKHKAFIIKKIDLEKFKQMLMNSLK